A region of the Corynebacterium falsenii genome:
CGAAGGGCTCCATCACATCCAGCAACGCCTGCAGCTTCGACGGCGTACCCGTGCACTCGATGATGAGAGAATCGGGTCCCACATCCACCACGTGCGCGCGGAAGAGCTTCGCGGACTCCACAACCTGGGTTCGGTTCGAGTTGTCCGCCGAGACCTTCACCAGCAACAGGCCACGGGACACAATCGCCTCAGGGTCGTGGCGGGAGACCTTGATCAACGGGATCAGCTTGTTGAGCTGCTTAGTGATCTGCTCGATCGTCTTCTCCTCGGCCTCCACCACGATGGTGATGCGGTTGACGCCCTCCACCTCGGTGCGGCCAGAGCTGATGGAGATGATGTTGAACGCCCGGCGCGTGAACATGCCGGAAATGCGGGAAATGATGCCGTCCACGTCTTCACACAGCACGGACAGGGTTTGGATCTCGGCCATTAGTTCTGCTCTCCCTCTTGAGTGACCTCGTGGATATCTGCCGGGGTCTCCGCTGCGGAGGAGTCCTCGTCGAACAGCGGGCGCAAGTTGCGTGCGTACTGGATCTCTTCGTTGGACGTGCCGGCCGCCACCATGGGCCACACTTGGGCGTCCTCACCGACGATGAAGTCGATGACCACCGGGCGGTCGTTGATTTCCTGAGCCTTGCGGATGGTCGGCTCCACATCCTCTTCCTTGGTGACGCGGAACGCCGCGCAGCCCATGGACTCGGCCAGCATGAGGAAGTCCGGAAGGTACTTCTCACCGGGCTTCAGGTTGGTGTGGGAGTAGCGCTGCTCGTAGAACAGCGTCTGCCACTGCCGCACCATGCCCAGGTTGCCGTTGTTAATCAAGGCGACCTTGATGGGCAGGTTCTCCACCGCGCAGGTCACGAGCTCCTGGTTGGTCATCTGGAAGCAGCCGTCACCGTCGATGGCCCACACGGTCTTGTCGGGCTGACCGGCCTTGGCGCCCATGGCCGCGGGCACGGAGTAACCCATGGTTCCCAGGCCACCGGAGTTCAGCCACGTGCGGGGGTTTTCGTAGTCCACGAACTGCGCTGCCCACATTTGGTGCTGGCCCACACCGGCCACGTAAATGGCCTCCGGTCCTGCGATCCGGGACAGGGTTTCGATGACGAACTGGGGAGCCAGCTTGTCATTAGGCTGCTCCTCGTAACCGCGCGGAAAGTCTTCGCGCAGCTTGTTGAGGTAGTTCAGCCATCCCTTCGTCGCCGGCTTCTTCAGGTCCAGGTTCTCCATCGCGTCCTGCAGTGCGGTAAGCACCTCACGAGCATCGCCAACGATCGGAACATCTGCGTCGCGGATCTTGCCGATCTCCGCAGGATCAATGTCGGCGTGGATGACTTTGGCGTCGGGTGCGAAACTATCCACATGGCCGGTCACCCGGTCATCGAAGCGCGCACCGATGGTGATGAGCAGATCAGAGCGCTGCAGCGCGGCCACGGCCGGAACACTGCCGTGCATGCCGGGCATACCCATGTAGAGCTCGTGGGAGGCCGGGAACGCACCCAGGGCCATGAGCGTCGTCACCACGGGGATGTCGTTGGCTTCGGCGAAGCGCTTGAGCTCCTCATGGGCATCAGCCTTGATCACGCCGCCGCCGATGTACAACGCCGGACGCTTGGCCGCGCTGATCATGCGCACGGCTTCTTCGATCTGGCGCGAGTGAGGCGTGGTGACAGGGCGGTAGCCGGGTAGCTCGTAGGTCGGCGGCCAGACGAAATCCATCTCCTGGTTCTGCACATCCTTGGGGATGTCCACGAGAACCGCACCGGGGCGACCGGTGGATGCCACGTGGAAGGCCTCGGCGATGGCTCCGGGGATATCCTCCGGGCGGGTCACCATGAAGTTGTGCTTGGTGATCGGCATGGTCACGCCGCGGATGTCGGCTTCCTGGAAGGCGTCAGTGCCCAACAGGTTCTTGCCCACCTGGCCGGTGATGGCGACGATCGGCACGGAATCCATGTTGGCGTCGGCAATGGGGGTCACCAAGTTCGTGGCACCCGGGCCGGAGGTGGCGATGCACACGCCCACCCGGCCAGTCACCTGGGCGTAGCCGGTGGCTGCGTGGCCTGCGCCCTGCTCGTGGCGCACGAGCACGTGATTGAGCTTCGTGGAATCGTACAGTGCCTCATAGAGGGGAAGGACAGCTCCGCCAGGCAGGCCGAACACTACGTCGGTGCCGAGTTCTTCCAGGGAGCGAACAACGGCCTGAGCACCGTTAATTCGTTCCGACTTCTTGCCGCGGCTTTGTTGCGCCACTGTGGCTGGGCTGGGTTGCGAGCGTGAAGTGTTCGTCACGTTTTCTTTCGCTCCTTGGTATGAGTTCTGGCAAGAGATGCGGCCCCTCAGGCGTGTGCCTCAGGATCCTGGCTTCAACTATTCAACCGCAAGCGCCCCCGAGTAGCCGACTGGTGGGTCGGTATCCGGGGGCGCCTGAGTTCGAGCTACCGAGGGTGCTAGGGGCGCCCCTCAGTTACGAGTACTCGAATAATGAGGTGTGAAGTCATGCCCATGAGAATATCGGCATCGGGCCACCAAGTCAAGCCATGTGACCACCAATTTCCCAAATAATGACTTTTTTATCTCACCTAGTGGACACTTACCCTTGGCTCTACGAGTGTAAAAACCCAGCCCACCTGCATACACATACCCCATCCTTCGCAAGCTCTCGCCATCTCTCGCCGCCGTCGAGCCGCCACCAATCCACCACCGAGCCACCTCTCCCAGTGAGCTATCAGATTTGTGGTCTACACTCCGCTCTCATGGCTTTCAGTTATTACTTCTTCAGACTGTGGGAGTGGTTCGTCGCCCACGGCATACCCCTCATTGCCCTCACGTTGGTGGCCATCCTCATCCCGAGGATCGGCCGCCTCACCATTCGTATCGTCGCCAACCGCGGCCACGCTGGCGCGGAAGCGAAGAAGGCCCGCCTCGCGCTGGTCGGCGCGATGGTCTACGTCGTACAGATTGTCGCCTATTTCATCGTCATCCTGCTGGCCCTGACGAACCTCGGTGTGCCCGCGATGAGCGCCGCCCTTCCCGCCACCGTGGTCTCCGCCGCCGTTGGTTTCGGCGCGCAGAAGGTGATCCAGGACTTCCTGGCCGGTTTCTTCATCATCTCAGAGCGCCAGTTTGGTGTGGGGGACTACGTGAGCTTCGACGGCACCTCGGGTGACATCGAAGGCACGGTCGTGGCCTTGACCTTGCGCGCCACGAGGATCCGCACTCCCTCGGGCGAGGTCGTGACGGTTCCAAACGGCTCCGCGGGTGTGATTACGAACTTCTCGCAGGATTGGTCGCGCGCCGTGGTGGACTTGGCCATTCCGCTGCAGTCCGGCGAGTCCATGGATGATCTGTTGGAGCGCGTCAACCACACCGCGTCCGAGG
Encoded here:
- the ilvN gene encoding acetolactate synthase small subunit, whose product is MAEIQTLSVLCEDVDGIISRISGMFTRRAFNIISISSGRTEVEGVNRITIVVEAEEKTIEQITKQLNKLIPLIKVSRHDPEAIVSRGLLLVKVSADNSNRTQVVESAKLFRAHVVDVGPDSLIIECTGTPSKLQALLDVMEPFGIRELVESSLTAISRGPKAMYPTRF
- a CDS encoding acetolactate synthase large subunit, with translation MTNTSRSQPSPATVAQQSRGKKSERINGAQAVVRSLEELGTDVVFGLPGGAVLPLYEALYDSTKLNHVLVRHEQGAGHAATGYAQVTGRVGVCIATSGPGATNLVTPIADANMDSVPIVAITGQVGKNLLGTDAFQEADIRGVTMPITKHNFMVTRPEDIPGAIAEAFHVASTGRPGAVLVDIPKDVQNQEMDFVWPPTYELPGYRPVTTPHSRQIEEAVRMISAAKRPALYIGGGVIKADAHEELKRFAEANDIPVVTTLMALGAFPASHELYMGMPGMHGSVPAVAALQRSDLLITIGARFDDRVTGHVDSFAPDAKVIHADIDPAEIGKIRDADVPIVGDAREVLTALQDAMENLDLKKPATKGWLNYLNKLREDFPRGYEEQPNDKLAPQFVIETLSRIAGPEAIYVAGVGQHQMWAAQFVDYENPRTWLNSGGLGTMGYSVPAAMGAKAGQPDKTVWAIDGDGCFQMTNQELVTCAVENLPIKVALINNGNLGMVRQWQTLFYEQRYSHTNLKPGEKYLPDFLMLAESMGCAAFRVTKEEDVEPTIRKAQEINDRPVVIDFIVGEDAQVWPMVAAGTSNEEIQYARNLRPLFDEDSSAAETPADIHEVTQEGEQN